The Eriocheir sinensis breed Jianghai 21 chromosome 24, ASM2467909v1, whole genome shotgun sequence genome contains a region encoding:
- the LOC127002997 gene encoding probable ATP-dependent RNA helicase DDX17 isoform X6: MSYRSRRSRSRSRSRSRDRDRRRDRDDWGSRGGGGGGGSWGSGGGGRPSLKGRQPGERLRKPRWDMTKLTPFEKNFYQPTPTVLSRSPYEIEKYRTDKEITLRGRNIPNPIQYFGDYNFPDYVMAEIRRQGYEQPTPIQGQGWPISLQGRDFVGIAQTGSGKTLGYILPAIVHINHQPYLERGDGPIALILAPTRELAQQILTVAQDYGASSKIRSTCVFGGAPKGPQIRDLERGVEICIATPGRLIDFLEAGKTNLRRTTYLVLDEADRMLDMGFEPQIRKIVDQIRPDRQTLMWSATWPKEVRNLAEDFLKDYIQLNVGSLSLAANHNILQIVDVCQEIEKDTKLRQLLEEIMAEKESKIIVFAETKRKVDDLTRRMRREGWPAMCIHGDKSQQERDWVLSEFRSGRAPILVATDVAARGLEALIER, encoded by the exons GTCTCGGTcccgttctcgttctcgttcccgTGATCGCGATCGCCGTCGTGACAGGGATGATTGGGgctcacgaggaggaggaggaggtggtggtagctgGGGATCCGGCGGGGGAGGGCGGCCGTCACTGAAGGGAAGACAGCCCGGCGAGCGCCTACGCAAGCCGAGATGGGACATGACCAAGCTCACCCCTTTCGAGAAGAACTTCTACCAGCCCACACCCACCGTACTCAGCCGCTCTCCTTACGAGATAGAGAAATACAG AACCGACAAGGAGATTACCCTTCGAGGAAGAAATATCCCCAACCCCATCCAGTATTTTGGCGACTACAATTTCCCAGACTATGTGATGGCCGAGATCCGTAGACAGGGGTATGAGCAGCCCACACCCATCCAGGGGCAGGGCTGGCCCATCTCTCTCCAAGGGAGGGACTTTGTAGGCATTGCACAG ACTGGCTCAGGTAAGACTTTGGGCTACATTCTGCCTGCCATTGTACACATCAACCACCAACCGTACCTAGAGCGTGGGGACGGCCCCATCGCCCTGATCCTGGCCCCCACCAGGGAGCTGGCACAGCAGATCCTGACAGTGGCCCAGGACTACGGTGCCTCGTCAAAGATCCGCTCCACCTGTGTGTTTGGAGGAGCACCCAAGGGACCACAGATCCGTGACCTTGAAAGAGGGGTTGAG ATCTGTATAGCCACGCCCGGTCGTCTTATTGACTTCCTCGAGGCTGGCAAGACCAACCTCCGCCGCACCACGTACCTGGTGCTGGATGAGGCCGACCGCATGTTGGACATGGGTTTCGAGCCTCAGATTAGGAAAATTGTTGATCAAATCAGA CCCGACAGACAGACCCTCATGTGGTCCGCCACATGGCCCAAGGAGGTGAGAAATCTCGCTGAAGACTTCCTCAAGGACTACATCCAGCTCAACGTGGGCTCCCTCTCTCTTGCTGCTAACCACAACATTCTTCAGATTGTTGATGTGTGCCAAGAGATAGAGAAGGACACAAA ACTCCGGCAGCTACTAGAAGAAATCATGgcagaaaaggaaagcaagatcATCGTGTTTGCTGAGACCAAAAGAAAGGTCGACGATTTGACTAGGCGAATGAGACGCGAAGG GTGGCCTGCTATGTGTATCCATGGTGATAAATCTCAGCAAGAGAGAGACTGGGTCTTAAGTG AGTTCCGGTCTGGGAGGGCCCCAATTCTGGTGGCCACAGATGTAGCGGCTCGCGGCTTAG AGGCACTGATAGAGAGATAA